A stretch of Paludisphaera borealis DNA encodes these proteins:
- a CDS encoding HNH endonuclease, translated as MADRLRFAPDLTTQLEGPNPVQVSQKEAHDWYNSADWKRVRARVLARDKKLCQVCLTRGRTTLANMVHHKLKRIEYPHLAYTESNLVSLCWGCHAKLDHASR; from the coding sequence ATGGCAGACCGCCTTAGATTCGCACCCGACCTCACCACCCAACTCGAAGGCCCTAACCCGGTCCAGGTCTCCCAAAAAGAGGCCCATGATTGGTACAACTCGGCCGATTGGAAACGTGTCAGGGCTCGCGTCCTCGCACGGGACAAGAAGCTCTGCCAGGTCTGCCTGACCAGGGGCCGAACCACGCTCGCCAATATGGTTCACCACAAGCTCAAGCGGATCGAGTATCCGCATCTGGCTTACACTGAGTCGAACCTGGTCAGTCTCTGCTGGGGCTGCCACGCCAAGTTGGATCACGCTAGCAGGTGA
- a CDS encoding DUF6573 family protein, whose protein sequence is MTATKFRRWGSRQADDMNSGVNLGLDISWAELDELPLDRITAVEAGVPDNTLDDYEDDGGTYAPGHLRQWIEARTEPAWDLIHSYTRAQAIEDGTLVDVSVRAKEAGFKIPVALTRAVWSRYVEIPAGVDCQDEAGRLWDVLWMLHVAIGQTGLGQDTLSYQLYVRNDNQKPRLVNLKATCGPGDDAAPVLTILCPDED, encoded by the coding sequence ATGACCGCCACCAAGTTCCGCCGATGGGGCAGCCGCCAGGCCGACGACATGAATAGCGGCGTAAATCTCGGGCTCGACATCAGCTGGGCTGAGCTTGACGAACTACCGTTGGACCGAATCACAGCCGTCGAGGCCGGCGTCCCGGACAACACCCTCGACGATTACGAGGACGACGGCGGCACCTACGCCCCCGGCCACCTCAGGCAGTGGATCGAGGCCAGGACCGAGCCCGCCTGGGACCTCATCCATTCTTATACCCGAGCCCAAGCTATCGAGGATGGAACCCTGGTCGACGTCAGCGTGCGTGCCAAGGAGGCCGGGTTCAAGATCCCGGTCGCCCTCACCCGCGCCGTCTGGTCCAGGTACGTCGAGATTCCGGCGGGTGTCGATTGCCAGGACGAGGCCGGTCGCCTCTGGGATGTGCTGTGGATGCTGCACGTGGCGATCGGTCAGACCGGCTTGGGTCAGGATACGCTCAGCTATCAGTTATACGTGCGAAATGACAACCAAAAGCCGAGGCTGGTCAATCTGAAGGCGACGTGTGGCCCGGGGGATGACGCCGCGCCGGTCCTTACGATCCTCTGTCCGGATGAGGATTGA
- a CDS encoding terminase large subunit, whose product MIVEAVKFQLLAGVIGDAFAEWAAIPYSGHPVPHNLTRDNFVVVRTKSDELAIEQGCYWDADRAEYATNFIEKFVRHVEGRLKGQLFKLLDWQKDIIWRLIGWVRADGFRRFRTIYIEQPKKGGKTILIMALALFLGIADGEPSPQIYTGAVDAGQSEVLFKMMTDTIEMDPALSAWTKIKWSYNRIEFGPGGFLKSMSAAAPNKDGVNAHAVIFDELHRFKSSDLWDVMQGSMIARDQPMIVSITTAGDSYESLCRKQHEYTLAVNSGETIDTTFDGVIYAAPRGADPMARETWYRANPSLGHSINETDFEGLLKKAVSEGPRARARFFRLHLGIWSEGSSEYIPSAIWDTCIDETLTLDSVEPGTPCYMGIDLARVNDLACVAMVFGTSETGLKCFVHTWCPEEIAQEREKLNRWKYLEWAEKKLITLTPGSAVDFRFIQDHIIEMNARFKPKLIYVDSYQATQVHIELADRGVKTTALAQTFRGLSNPTKEFQRLVLSKKVKAHANPLLSWSMGCVGLIEDASENVRIRRKTVRGKIDPVAALIDAVAAMIDDTCVKAKPKPKFMWVGGKSKPKDEGE is encoded by the coding sequence GTGATAGTTGAGGCTGTCAAGTTCCAGTTGCTGGCGGGGGTGATCGGCGATGCCTTCGCAGAATGGGCGGCCATACCATATTCGGGGCACCCGGTCCCTCATAACCTGACGCGGGACAACTTCGTCGTCGTGCGTACGAAGTCCGACGAGCTGGCTATCGAGCAGGGTTGCTACTGGGATGCTGACCGCGCTGAGTACGCGACCAATTTCATTGAAAAGTTCGTGCGGCACGTCGAAGGGCGGTTGAAGGGTCAGTTGTTCAAGCTGCTGGATTGGCAGAAGGATATCATCTGGCGGCTGATCGGCTGGGTGCGGGCCGATGGGTTCCGGCGGTTCCGGACGATTTACATCGAGCAGCCCAAGAAGGGTGGGAAAACAATTCTGATTATGGCCCTGGCTCTGTTCCTGGGTATCGCTGATGGTGAGCCGTCGCCGCAGATCTATACGGGTGCGGTGGACGCGGGGCAGTCCGAAGTCTTGTTCAAGATGATGACGGACACGATCGAGATGGACCCGGCTCTGTCCGCCTGGACGAAGATTAAGTGGTCGTACAACAGGATTGAATTCGGTCCTGGCGGTTTCCTGAAGTCGATGAGTGCCGCCGCTCCGAATAAGGACGGCGTTAACGCTCACGCGGTCATTTTCGATGAGTTGCACCGGTTCAAGTCGAGCGATCTATGGGACGTGATGCAGGGGTCTATGATCGCTCGCGATCAACCGATGATCGTCAGCATCACCACGGCTGGCGATAGCTATGAGTCGCTGTGCCGTAAGCAGCATGAGTACACGCTCGCCGTGAATTCTGGGGAGACGATCGACACCACTTTCGATGGGGTCATCTATGCGGCTCCCCGGGGCGCGGACCCAATGGCTCGGGAGACCTGGTACCGGGCCAACCCGTCTCTTGGTCATTCCATCAATGAGACTGATTTTGAGGGCCTGCTGAAGAAGGCGGTTAGTGAGGGGCCCCGCGCTCGGGCTCGCTTTTTCCGCCTGCATCTTGGCATCTGGTCGGAGGGTTCGAGCGAGTACATCCCGTCTGCTATTTGGGATACTTGCATAGATGAGACGTTGACGTTGGATTCGGTCGAGCCTGGCACTCCCTGCTATATGGGGATCGACCTTGCAAGGGTCAATGACTTGGCTTGCGTGGCTATGGTGTTCGGCACCTCGGAGACTGGGCTGAAATGCTTCGTTCATACCTGGTGTCCGGAGGAGATAGCCCAGGAGCGGGAGAAGCTTAACAGGTGGAAGTATCTGGAGTGGGCTGAGAAGAAGTTGATCACGCTCACCCCGGGCTCTGCTGTGGATTTTCGCTTCATCCAGGATCACATCATTGAGATGAATGCGAGGTTCAAGCCCAAGCTGATATATGTAGACAGCTACCAGGCTACTCAGGTGCACATTGAGCTGGCTGATCGTGGGGTGAAGACGACGGCGTTGGCTCAGACGTTCCGTGGTTTGAGCAATCCCACGAAGGAGTTTCAGCGGTTGGTGCTGAGCAAGAAGGTGAAGGCCCACGCGAATCCGCTGTTGTCTTGGTCTATGGGCTGCGTGGGGCTGATCGAAGACGCGAGCGAGAACGTGCGGATTCGGCGTAAGACGGTCCGGGGGAAGATCGACCCGGTGGCTGCTCTGATCGATGCGGTGGCCGCGATGATTGACGATACGTGCGTGAAGGCGAAGCCCAAGCCGAAGTTTATGTGGGTGGGTGGCAAGTCTAAGCCCAAGGACGAGGGCGAGTGA
- a CDS encoding phage terminase small subunit P27 family, which produces MGGKRPAPTSVKKALGVRPARMNQSEPVPPEGAPLPPAYIARDEVALAQWNELVPMLHEMGVLSKADGLILGVLCRAYSKMLMAMEKLDGDGEGEGYTVKGSRAAVASPYIAVEKDARDTILRIANEYGLTAVARSRISVLGGGGASQPGGLAEFLASNPRNKAG; this is translated from the coding sequence ATGGGTGGTAAGAGACCCGCTCCCACCTCAGTTAAGAAGGCTCTGGGGGTTCGGCCGGCACGTATGAACCAGAGCGAGCCTGTTCCGCCTGAGGGCGCGCCTCTGCCTCCGGCTTACATCGCGCGAGACGAGGTTGCCCTCGCGCAGTGGAACGAGCTGGTGCCGATGCTGCATGAGATGGGCGTGCTGTCCAAGGCCGACGGTCTCATCCTCGGCGTTCTATGCCGCGCATATTCCAAGATGCTGATGGCGATGGAGAAGCTCGACGGCGACGGCGAAGGCGAGGGCTACACGGTTAAGGGTTCTCGCGCCGCTGTGGCCTCGCCGTATATCGCTGTGGAAAAGGACGCTCGGGACACCATCTTGAGGATCGCCAACGAGTACGGTCTTACGGCCGTGGCTCGGTCTCGCATCAGCGTTCTCGGTGGTGGCGGTGCCTCTCAGCCTGGCGGGCTCGCTGAGTTCTTGGCGAGCAACCCTCGGAACAAGGCGGGCTGA
- a CDS encoding GmrSD restriction endonuclease domain-containing protein, with product MASAQTSAPSVRQRMSDDLTDVGLSAIIREEKIVNVGGESRLMAVSPRGISIQSLYKNYREGVLLVNRQYQRKLVWTVAEKQHLIDSILKDYPMPLFLLAEKPSGSNLVSLEIIDGMQRLNAIFSFIEHSFTYNGRCFDIREFPRARQAAEAGCFVPCADNIERISALDCANILDYQLAVTVVPSELDSRITDVFGRINSGGRQLSDQERRQAGVLSGFAEVVRHLAAEIRGDVSRDSLLLSQMPEISIETSRNLHGYALKAEDIFWCYQGVLRTSDLRDSEDEQVLADICSSILLGRPAEASGDFLNRVYKEGEKEYVEVNRNLAQYGKERLIEEVKNVFSTIRSTVESHNKGRFAFRDCVYRKPTSNALKAPFFAVFMAFYELIFKEGMTPVAESEDTIMQCLTDLSDKIAVGKKNLKTAARQTNVNITKGLIRDQFVRSDSSVLTHGPAMSFDFENSIRRSRTETGRYEFKQGLLRLDKTKTRDPNILQVIVETICGIANCGPHADGYLYIGIADTQKDAARVQEIYNSNPVEFDRVFLVGVDREATQLGLSLDTYVSQICNHIANSGLSDPLKTQVGTNIDVIKYKEVSIVRVRIPRQSQVSFVDDICHIRNGSSTVVATAPQTSAVTTSFAAGAPR from the coding sequence ATGGCTTCTGCGCAAACCTCGGCTCCAAGTGTGCGTCAACGGATGTCAGATGACTTGACTGACGTCGGTCTGTCCGCTATCATCCGCGAGGAGAAAATTGTCAATGTTGGCGGGGAGTCTCGACTTATGGCAGTATCGCCGAGAGGAATCAGCATCCAGTCCCTCTACAAGAACTACAGAGAGGGAGTCCTTCTTGTTAATCGCCAATACCAAAGAAAGCTGGTCTGGACTGTAGCCGAAAAGCAACATCTTATTGACAGCATTCTAAAAGACTACCCAATGCCCTTGTTTCTGCTGGCAGAGAAGCCGTCGGGCAGCAATTTGGTTTCACTAGAGATCATAGACGGCATGCAGCGTCTCAACGCGATTTTCAGTTTTATTGAGCACTCGTTTACATACAACGGGCGATGCTTCGATATAAGAGAATTCCCCAGGGCTCGGCAAGCTGCGGAGGCCGGCTGTTTTGTCCCGTGTGCTGACAATATCGAACGGATCTCCGCTCTCGACTGCGCCAACATACTGGATTACCAACTCGCCGTCACTGTGGTGCCGAGTGAATTGGACAGTCGAATCACTGACGTATTTGGACGCATCAATTCTGGAGGGCGACAATTAAGCGACCAAGAACGACGCCAAGCTGGTGTTCTCTCTGGATTTGCAGAAGTCGTTAGACATCTTGCGGCCGAAATTCGAGGTGATGTATCCCGCGACTCCTTGCTGTTGAGTCAGATGCCAGAAATCAGCATCGAAACAAGCCGCAACCTTCACGGTTACGCCTTGAAGGCGGAAGACATCTTCTGGTGCTACCAGGGCGTCTTAAGGACAAGCGATCTACGCGACAGCGAGGACGAGCAGGTTCTCGCCGACATCTGCTCCTCTATCCTCCTAGGCAGACCTGCTGAAGCGTCGGGAGACTTTCTGAATCGAGTCTACAAGGAAGGCGAGAAAGAATACGTGGAGGTTAACCGCAACCTTGCCCAGTATGGAAAGGAGAGATTGATCGAAGAAGTCAAAAACGTATTCTCTACCATTAGGTCGACTGTAGAAAGTCATAACAAGGGCCGCTTCGCATTCCGTGATTGCGTGTATCGCAAACCGACTTCCAACGCTCTTAAGGCCCCGTTCTTTGCGGTATTTATGGCATTCTATGAGCTGATCTTCAAGGAGGGTATGACACCCGTGGCGGAAAGTGAAGACACAATAATGCAATGTCTCACAGACCTTTCCGACAAAATCGCTGTCGGGAAAAAGAACCTGAAAACCGCCGCAAGGCAAACCAACGTTAATATTACTAAAGGCTTGATCAGGGACCAGTTCGTAAGATCCGACAGTTCCGTCCTGACGCATGGCCCCGCGATGTCATTCGACTTCGAAAACTCCATCCGTCGATCGCGAACCGAAACCGGCAGGTATGAGTTCAAGCAGGGACTTCTCAGGCTTGATAAAACCAAAACGCGAGACCCGAACATCCTGCAAGTGATCGTTGAGACAATCTGCGGGATAGCCAACTGTGGGCCGCATGCAGACGGATATCTCTACATTGGAATTGCAGACACGCAAAAGGACGCCGCCCGCGTCCAGGAAATCTACAACTCTAACCCGGTAGAGTTCGACCGCGTGTTCCTTGTCGGCGTCGACAGAGAGGCTACCCAACTTGGGCTAAGCCTTGACACCTACGTGAGTCAGATCTGCAACCACATTGCGAACTCAGGTCTTTCGGACCCTTTGAAGACTCAAGTCGGCACGAATATTGATGTCATCAAATACAAGGAAGTGTCGATCGTACGGGTGCGCATCCCACGCCAATCGCAGGTCTCCTTCGTCGATGATATCTGCCACATCCGCAATGGTTCGTCTACGGTAGTGGCCACGGCACCTCAAACATCGGCGGTCACAACGTCTTTCGCGGCGGGCGCTCCCAGGTAG
- a CDS encoding HNH endonuclease: MRYAKIPGAVQYKVGDDGTVWSIKSGHWRKLKPVLTGGIKGGDPNRRRPAVNLVCDDGHNRQRKIHQLVAFLHLGDKPPGASVLHKDDDKRNNVVTNLYYGDSHQNAHDRGDNRLSPLARDDVRAIRESPLSNVELARQYGVCRTTIWKIRAGHTWSKLA; this comes from the coding sequence ATGCGGTACGCTAAAATCCCCGGCGCAGTGCAGTACAAGGTCGGCGACGACGGGACCGTCTGGTCCATCAAGTCCGGCCACTGGCGCAAGCTCAAACCCGTCCTGACCGGCGGCATCAAGGGCGGCGATCCGAATCGCCGCCGTCCCGCCGTCAACCTGGTCTGCGACGACGGCCACAATCGCCAGCGCAAGATTCACCAACTCGTCGCCTTCCTGCATCTGGGCGACAAGCCCCCGGGGGCGAGCGTCCTGCACAAGGACGACGACAAGCGCAACAACGTCGTCACCAATCTCTACTACGGCGACAGCCACCAGAACGCTCACGATCGGGGCGATAATCGCCTCAGCCCGCTCGCCAGGGACGACGTCCGCGCCATCAGGGAGAGCCCGCTCAGCAACGTCGAGTTGGCCCGGCAGTACGGCGTCTGCCGCACCACCATCTGGAAGATCAGGGCCGGCCACACCTGGTCGAAGCTGGCGTGA